The Streptomonospora litoralis genome window below encodes:
- a CDS encoding UDP-N-acetylglucosamine--N-acetylmuramyl-(pentapeptide) pyrophosphoryl-undecaprenol N-acetylglucosamine transferase has translation MRLMVTGGGTGGHTYPALTAVNALRARLESQGRGLEVLWVGAEDSLEKRVARSNGIPFRSVDTGKVRRSKNPLKMISGENIRDMGKAFRGVFQSRRVVADFRPDVVLATGGYVAVPVGLAARMGGRPLVVHEQTVLLGLANRVLARTGARMAVTSESTLKLLPESARAQAVVTGNPVRPAVLEGQAEKGAAGLGFEGYDPDLPTVYVTGGAQGSVQINDTVRGVLPWLLERANVVHQCGEANVDDLRAATRDLDPALAARHHVTAFVGAELPDVLAMADVVVSRSGAGTIAELTALGKAAVFIPLASSAGDEQRHNARHLQEAGAALALVDEVSPERLRENLDPLLTDADHRATVAEKAKEHGRPDAADRLVDVVLSAESGRARVS, from the coding sequence ATGCGACTGATGGTCACCGGCGGAGGAACAGGAGGCCATACCTATCCCGCCCTGACCGCCGTGAACGCGCTGCGGGCGCGGCTGGAGTCGCAAGGGCGCGGGCTGGAGGTGCTGTGGGTCGGCGCCGAGGACAGTCTGGAGAAGCGGGTGGCCCGGTCGAACGGGATTCCCTTCCGGTCGGTGGACACGGGCAAGGTCCGCCGGTCCAAGAACCCCCTGAAGATGATCTCGGGCGAGAACATCCGCGACATGGGCAAGGCGTTCCGCGGCGTGTTCCAGTCCCGCCGGGTCGTCGCCGACTTCCGGCCGGACGTCGTGCTGGCCACCGGCGGCTACGTCGCCGTTCCGGTGGGCCTGGCCGCTCGAATGGGCGGTCGGCCGCTGGTGGTGCACGAGCAGACGGTGCTGCTGGGCCTGGCGAACAGAGTGCTCGCGCGCACCGGCGCCCGGATGGCGGTCACCTCGGAGTCCACGCTGAAACTGCTGCCCGAGTCGGCCCGCGCGCAGGCGGTCGTGACCGGCAACCCGGTGCGTCCGGCGGTGCTGGAGGGACAGGCCGAAAAGGGCGCCGCGGGGCTCGGCTTCGAGGGGTACGACCCCGACCTGCCCACCGTCTACGTAACCGGAGGCGCGCAGGGCTCGGTGCAGATCAACGACACCGTCCGCGGCGTGCTGCCGTGGCTGCTGGAGCGCGCCAACGTCGTGCACCAGTGCGGCGAGGCCAACGTCGACGACCTGCGAGCGGCCACGCGGGACCTGGACCCGGCACTGGCGGCACGCCACCACGTGACCGCTTTCGTCGGGGCGGAGTTGCCCGACGTGCTGGCGATGGCCGATGTCGTCGTCTCGCGCAGCGGCGCCGGGACGATCGCCGAGCTGACCGCGCTGGGCAAGGCCGCCGTGTTCATCCCGCTGGCTTCGTCGGCCGGCGACGAGCAGCGGCACAACGCCCGCCACCTCCAGGAGGCGGGCGCCGCGCTCGCGCTGGTGGACGAGGTGTCGCCCGAGCGCCTACGGGAGAATCTGGACCCGCTGCTCACCGACGCCGACCACCGCGCCACCGTGGCGGAGAAGGCCAAGGAGCACGGGCGCCCGGACGCCGCCGACCGGCTGGTGGATGTGGTGCTCAGCGCAGAGAGCGGCAGAGCGCGAGTGAGCTGA